The genomic window AGTCTTTCCAAAGTCGAAATAGCATTTCCAAGCTTTGGAGATTTTCCGAATTGAACCAATACGAATTCCTGTTGATCAAATACAGTTTCTTCTTTATCATCTTTGAGTTTCCATTTAACTCTAATTGGAACATCTGGATCGTTATCATCATACTCTACTTTGTAATTGTATAAATCCTTTTGAATGTACCGAACTTTCACATATTCCTTTTTAAAAATAGGATGATTTTTCTTCTCCAATATCAAAAGAACCTCAGCATCAAATAAACCATTCCTTACGAATGATTGGATCTTGTTGGAGTAGAGTTTGTTAAATTCCAAAAACTCTTCGATGTTTGTTCTGAGATCGGATTTCTCGTCTTTTGCGACTTTCTTTAATGTAACATTGATTCCGTTTCCAGAAATCCAAGCAGTCAATCCATTGATAATTGTTTTGGCAAGTGTCTCGCCGTTGTGACCTTCAGCTTCATACAAAGCACGTAAACGTTTCCTCTGTTTTTCAGGTGTTGAATAACCCGATCTAGTTTTCTTAATTCCAGAAACTAATCCAGTCAAGACTTCTGATGCTGATTTAAAGCCTTCAACTGTTGCTTGTAAATATCGTTTTAGTAAAGGTATCTTTTGCTTCTTCATACTCGCTGCTTTAAACGTATGAGAACAAGACCGCTGAGGCTACGGTAAACCAAAGAGAGACATAATCAAAGTCAGTGAATCTAAAAACGAAATCAAGCTATTTTTTATTCCAACTGGAACCAAGGTTAAGTGATCGACCACCAAGATCTATTGGCCTTACGATTGGGAATAATTCGCACAGACCGTAACGGAACGCATCCGCTGGATCATCATCTTCCTTTAACACCTCGCGATCTTTTGCTCGGCCTCTATTGGACATCGAAGTGTCTTTCCATCTATATGAATCAAGTGATTCTCTCAATCCTACTAAAGATCGGAAGATGAATATCTTTGGTTTTTTATGTTCGGAAAATTCCATAAGATCAATTGCATGATCTATACCTGCCAGAACTTCTTTGATTGCAGGTTTGACTGGACCAATACCGTTTTCTTCTAATGTGGCTCTATCCTCTGCATCATGATCGCAAACGGTAGCCGAGTATTTCTTTTCCGCAAATTTCCATGCTTCTTTGGATAACCGCAAATCAGCTGGTAGGTCCAGGATGGATAATTCTTTAATTTTCTCCGAATGAGATCTTACTGTCCATCTTGATTGGATCCATTCTCGGTAAACGAACGCACGATCATTGGCCTTGTCGTATGCAAACCAAAGACATACGAAAGGATGAGTGTATCCAAAGTCGATGGATCTGATTCTTTTCCAATCGAAAGGGATCTCGAAATCATCAACAATATGGACATCTTCGTCGACTGGTAAAACCAAGCCTTCATAGGATGAATATCGGCCTTCTAAAAATCGTCTCCGCTTTGCAGTAGAAAGGTTTTCTAGAGTTTCAATGTATCCATTTGCAAGATTCTCTTTATTGTCGTACGGAGAGAACCACAGGCTTGCATATTCATGAAAATTTGGTTTCGGAGTCCTTGATATAGGATCTAGGCCTTTCATAAAAAGGACATTCGTCCAAGAAGTTTCTACCGTTGGATTTAAATCGATAATGAACTTGAGTTTTATTGGATTCCCTTCAGCATCCTTGGAAGTATCATTTAATCGCGATACTAGGTTCTCAATTACTTCGTATCGATTTTCGTTGGCCTCCGTTACGAAGATGGTTCCATATTCTGCAGCAAGCACAGAATCTATGGAAGACGGCTCCAAACCTCCCAAAAGTACAATGGATCCGTTTTTATAGTGAACCTGCCCTACTTCCTTTAATATCTTACAAAGTCCCAGCTTTTCATCCTTCCGGAACTCAGGAAGCATAGTTTGTAGCCAAATGGTCTTCTTCGCATTTGCAAAAGAGAATCTGGCCACCAAATGTTTTGAACCTGGATATTTCAGAGCTCTGATTCTTATCGCACGGATTATCTGATAAGTTTTTCCAGAACGGGACCCACCATAAAATTTTATGAATTTTTTATTTCGATCACTGAGAAGCTTTAGCCCTTGTAACTGTTTTGGGTTCCATCGCACCTCATCGGCAATTATCATAAGTCAGATTCTTCTTTTCCAAATTTTAATACTATCGTTTGAGAAGGAGGCTCATCACGAAACATCCCTAAATGTTTCCCAAGCATTTCCAAAGCTTTCAATTTGTCATGTGACCTGATTCTTCGGTTTCTAGATTTATTTTGACCGTATTTATTCACCGTTGTAGTTT from Leptospira perdikensis includes these protein-coding regions:
- a CDS encoding phage terminase large subunit — encoded protein: MIIADEVRWNPKQLQGLKLLSDRNKKFIKFYGGSRSGKTYQIIRAIRIRALKYPGSKHLVARFSFANAKKTIWLQTMLPEFRKDEKLGLCKILKEVGQVHYKNGSIVLLGGLEPSSIDSVLAAEYGTIFVTEANENRYEVIENLVSRLNDTSKDAEGNPIKLKFIIDLNPTVETSWTNVLFMKGLDPISRTPKPNFHEYASLWFSPYDNKENLANGYIETLENLSTAKRRRFLEGRYSSYEGLVLPVDEDVHIVDDFEIPFDWKRIRSIDFGYTHPFVCLWFAYDKANDRAFVYREWIQSRWTVRSHSEKIKELSILDLPADLRLSKEAWKFAEKKYSATVCDHDAEDRATLEENGIGPVKPAIKEVLAGIDHAIDLMEFSEHKKPKIFIFRSLVGLRESLDSYRWKDTSMSNRGRAKDREVLKEDDDPADAFRYGLCELFPIVRPIDLGGRSLNLGSSWNKK